One Amblyomma americanum isolate KBUSLIRL-KWMA chromosome 8, ASM5285725v1, whole genome shotgun sequence DNA window includes the following coding sequences:
- the LOC144101694 gene encoding uncharacterized protein LOC144101694 translates to MPPKRRVKAAARPGPRPHGNRHRRATAGGGNVFPAALKGLLPDKLFDQDGKGGRVQRVLAEAGQLGRAKALYEGVQSLLPASEAAKKAQADEVSEHTTTLEMKRFAIEGDLSRVTVAEEPAAFMNLFRQLTDLSHMTSTAPVRSPERERKKEALRVTYSTADTAAPNHRSLVVVSSAPGDGQRTTRGSPRRTGGRRRYTRRNAFLETCMFVLSAVVMILLLPTLAVLMPYLRHDNDSAQEADAVVLETLAPVLSYELPREQASHCGRRRSQAPRAPSTAPENMAANSPQTALRLPVIRRRRLVCLYKAAVDTISLINDLFSMCTDVVYGQFYVDKKGPSSKQPALDAKLPDKSRYAHGPRTLGWLGGELSDAGDFSRLASPSARNHVLEKFAQGFTAWIESWSFDGAHVDWRYPGGPCQVADDVTRFVTMLQTLRIKTRLLSVGLPYDETMLTARFKVNKISSLADMVVVGTDETLADDFTGQPSCAGRPLAQVAASLWRVGRMTSSPQQSATNYRAQICHAISLASVVYYRRFVQPQASEKGCVS, encoded by the exons ATGCCTCCAAAGAGGCGTGTAAAAGCTGCCGCCCGGCCCGGTCCACGCCCACATGGCAACCGCCACCGGAGGGCGACGGCTGGTGGTGGCAACGTCTTCCCCGCCGCTCTGAAGGGATTGCTGCCCGACAAGCTTTTCGACCAGGATGGCAAGGGTGGCCGAGTTCAAAGGGTGCTCGCTGAGGCGGGCCAGCTCGGAAGAGCG AAAGCCCTGTACGAAGGGGTGCAGTCTCTGCTCCCTGCCTCCGAGGCGGCCAAGAAGGCTCAAGCAGATGAGGTCAGCGAGCACACCACGACGCTCGAGATGAAGCGATTCGCGATCGAGGGCGACCTGTCGCGGGTGACTGTCGCCGAGGAGCCCGCCGCCTTCATGAATCTCTTCAGGCAGTTGACAGACTTGAGCCACATGACTTCCACAGCTCCTGTGAGGAGCCccgagagagaaaggaagaaag AAGCGCTGCGTGTGACATACTCGACCGCTGACACGGCGGCTCCAAACCACCGTAGCTTGGTGGTGGTGAGCAGCGCACCGGGGGATGGACAGCGAACAACCAGGGGAAGCCCCAGGAGGACTGGAGGAAGGCGTCGGTACACCAGGCGCAACGC GTTCCTCGAGACGTGCATGTTCGTACTAAGCGCCGTGGTGATGATTCTCCTGCTTCCCACCCTCGCCGTCCTGATGCCGTACCTCCGCCACGACAACGATTCGGCCCAAGAGGCGGACGCGGTCGTACTCGAGACCCTGGCGCCCGTGTTGTCTTACGAGCTGCCCAGGGAGCAGGCGTCCCACTGCGGGCGTCGACGAAGCCAGGCGCCCAGAGCCCCGTCGACGGCCCCAGAAAACATGGCGGCCAACTCGCCACAG ACTGCTCTAAGACTTCCCGTCATTCGGCGCCGGCGCCTCGTGTGCCTTTACAAGGCCGCAGTTGACACCATCAGCCTGATAAACGACCTCTTCAGCATGTGCACGGACGTGGTCTACGGGCAATTCTACGTGGACAAAAAGGGGCCTTCTTCAAAGCAG CCCGCGCTGGACGCCAAGCTCCCGGACAAATCGAGGTACGCTCACGGCCCACGCACTCTGGGCTGGCTGGGCGGAGAGCTGAGCGACGCTGGGGACTTCTCCCGGTTGGCGAGCCCATCTGCTCGAAACCATGTGCTGGAGAAGTTTGCACAGGGCTTCACGGCCTGGATCGAATCATGGAGCTTCGACGGAGCCCACGTCGATTGGAGGTACCCCG GCGGTCCGTGTCAGGTTGCGGACGACGTGACCAGGTTCGTGACGATGCTGCAAACGCTGCGCATCAAGACGCGTCTCCTTTCGGTGGGCCTCCCTTATGATGAGACCATGCTCACTGCGCGATTCAAGGTCAACAAGATAAGCAG CCTCGCTGATATGGTGGTGGTGGGCACTGACGAGACATTGGCGGACGACTTCACCGGCCAGCCAAGCTGTGCGGGGAGGCCTCTGGCGCAGGTTGCTGCTTCACTTTGGAGGGTGGGACGCATGACGTCATCACCGCAGCAGTCTGCCACGAACTATCGGGCACAGATCTGCCACGCTATTTCACTGGCTTCCGTTGTCTACTATCGTCGATTCGTCCAGCCACAGGCTTCGGAAAAAGGGTGCGTTTCCTGA